TCGTTTTCGTCGTTGATAAAATTTCGAAGATGTTCATTACCGGTCCTGAGGTTATCAAAACCGTGCTTGGTGAAGAAATCAGCATGGAAGATTTGGGCGGTGCAAGAGTTCATGCCGAAATTACAGGCAATGCACATTTCTTTGCGGATTCGGAGCTTGCATGTTTTGAGCAAATCAAAAAACTCGTCACATTTATTCCTTGGAATAGTACCAAAAAGCCTGAGAAATTCCCTGCAAAGCCACCAAAAATCAATATGAACATCAATGACATCATACCCAAAGAACCGACAAAACCTTATGATATTCGTGATGTTATTAAAGGAATCGCAGATGATTCGGACTTTCTCGAAGTTCAGGAATTATGGGCTGCAAATATCGTAATCGGCTTTGCTCGATTCAATGGCGAAACAGTTGGCATTATTGGCAATCAGCCCTTGGTTTTGGCAGGTGTGTTAGACGTTGATTCATCGGACAAAGCTGCCAGATTTATAAGATTTTGCAATGCCTTCAATATTCCGTTGCTCACGCTCGTGGATTTGCCAGGGTATTTGCCCGGCATTGACCAAGAACATGCAGGTGTCATTCGACATGGTGCAAAGATACTATACGCTTACAGCGAAGCATCTGTGCCAAAAATCACTATTATACTCCGCAAAGCCTATGGCGGTGGTTATATTGCAATGTGCTCGCGCCATCTTGGTGCAGATTTCGTGTTTGCACTTCCCCAAGCTGAAATCGCCGTAATGGGTCCGGAAGGTGCAGCAAACATTATTTTCAAAAAAGAAATCACCGAATCGGACGACCCCGACAGAACTCGCAAAGAAAAAGTTGACGAATATATCGAAAAATTTGCGAATCCTTTCAATGCAGCTGCCGCAGGCTATATTGATGCTGT
This Candidatus Kapaibacterium sp. DNA region includes the following protein-coding sequences:
- a CDS encoding acyl-CoA carboxylase subunit beta, whose product is MSLATKIIDFFSRKKKIDEPAKEGKLKQAKMGKLTARERIEAILDDGSFHEYDLFVEHKSEDFGMDKKYLPRDGVLTGTGTIMGYPVCIYAQDFTVAGGSLGLAHARKITKIMDHSIKLGIPLIGINDSGGARIQEGVNSLAGYGEIFYRNTLASGFIPQISVILGPCAGGAVYSPALTDFVFVVDKISKMFITGPEVIKTVLGEEISMEDLGGARVHAEITGNAHFFADSELACFEQIKKLVTFIPWNSTKKPEKFPAKPPKINMNINDIIPKEPTKPYDIRDVIKGIADDSDFLEVQELWAANIVIGFARFNGETVGIIGNQPLVLAGVLDVDSSDKAARFIRFCNAFNIPLLTLVDLPGYLPGIDQEHAGVIRHGAKILYAYSEASVPKITIILRKAYGGGYIAMCSRHLGADFVFALPQAEIAVMGPEGAANIIFKKEITESDDPDRTRKEKVDEYIEKFANPFNAAAAGYIDAVIVPDEMRDYVLHSLHISTNKQEARPTKKHGIPPF